Proteins from one Hyperolius riggenbachi isolate aHypRig1 chromosome 4, aHypRig1.pri, whole genome shotgun sequence genomic window:
- the FAM167A gene encoding protein FAM167A — MSLPKIQVEEVKDDAESDSIPPTDDHLRNLKALTEKLRLETRRPSYLEWRAKLEDQPWKNPKAPSEQEEEEPSQGGAGTCPPPPPPPLEVKHIQKDLSTPKENSVESKKIHGFDNIDEALNWLRKELTEMRLQDQQLARQLMRLRSDINKLKIEQTCHLHRRMLNDATYELEERDELSDLLCDFPMMSSFGLSTPLKLIGVTKMNINSRRFSLC, encoded by the exons ATGTCGTTACCAAAGATCCAGGTGGAGGAGGTCAAGGATGACGCAGAAAGTGACTCAATCCCACCAACTGACGATCATCTAAGGAACTTGAAGGCCCTCACGGAGAAGCTGAGGCTTGAGACTCGTAGACCATCTTATCTGGAGTGGAGGGCCAAGCTTGAAGATCAGCCGTGGAAGAACCCAAAAGCTCCCTCagaacaggaggaagaggagcCCAGCCAGGGGGGAGCTGGGActtgtccaccaccaccaccaccaccactagagGTCAAGCACATCCAGAAAGACCTGAGCACACCTAAAGAGAACTCTGTAGAGTCAAAGAAAATTCACGGCTTTGACAATATCGATGAAGCGCTAAACTGGCTCAGGAAGGAGCTG ACGGAGATGCGCCTCCAGGACCAACAGTTGGCCAGGCAGCTCATGAGGCTTCGAAGTGACATCAACAAGCTGAAGATCGAGCAGACATGTCACCTTCACCGAAGGATGTTGAATGACGCCACCTATGAACTGGAAGAGAGGGACGAACTGTCAGACTTGCTCTGTGACTTCCCCATGATGTCCTCTTTTGGCCTCTCAACTCCCTTGAAACTCATTGGAGTGACCAAAATGAACATCAACTCCCGAAGGTTCTCCCTCTGCTAG